In Mercurialis annua linkage group LG5, ddMerAnnu1.2, whole genome shotgun sequence, a single genomic region encodes these proteins:
- the LOC126682755 gene encoding protein DETOXIFICATION 54 isoform X2, with product MAEKDPDIIISSQKLPSVSQVLEELKELMAMAAPMTAAHLMAFFRGVVSVMFLGRLGSLQLAGGALSIGFTNITGYSVIVGLASGLEPVCSQAYGSKNWDLLSLSLQRMIIILFIAIIPISLLWMNLESIMNFMGQDPEITSMAATYCMYSLPDLLTYTLLQPLRVFLRSQSVTKPIMYCSLLAVMFHVPLNYVLVVVMGLGVEGVAMASVVTNLNMVVLMVGYVWWVSGRWEMRWRVGIGGGGGGGGVGELLKLAVPSCLGICLEWWWYEIVIVMAGYLPNPTLAVAATGILIQTTSMMYTVPMALAACVSARVGNELGAGKPYKAKLAAMVALGCAFIIGIINVAWTVILRERWAGLFIKDDLVKGLVASILPIIGFCELGNCPQTTGCGILRGTARPAIGAHINLGSFYFVGTPVAVGLAFGLNVGFAGLWFGLLAAQVACALSILYVVLVRTDWEYEALKSRKFSSMEMTGNCKEIGDKEENGDDEESKKLLVNGNGNMV from the exons atgGCTGAAAAAGACCCGGATATAATTATTTCTTCTCAAAAGCTCCCCTCTGTTTCTCAA GTTCTTGAAGAGCTAAAGGAGCTAATGGCAATGGCTGCACCAATGACAGCAGCACATTTAATGGCTTTTTTCAGAGGAGTAGTCTCGGTTATGTTCTTGGGCAGACTAGGGAGTTTACAGTTGGCCGGTGGTGCACTTTCTATAGGGTTTACTAACATAACCGGTTACTCAGTTATAGTCGGCTTAGCCTCCGGTCTCGAACCGGTATGCAGCCAAGCTTATGGCAGCAAGAACTGGGACCTTCTGTCTCTATCTCTACAAAGAATGATCATAATCCTCTTCATAGCAATCATCCCCATAAGTCTGTTATGGATGAATCTTGAATCCATCATGAATTTCATGGGCCAAGACCCTGAAATCACATCAATGGCAGCAACTTACTGTATGTACTCATTGCCTGATCTTTTAACATACACTTTATTACAGCCTTTAAGGGTGTTTTTAAGGTCACAAAGTGTGACCAAGCCTATAATGTATTGTTCATTACTGGCTGTGATGTTTCATGTGCCCTTGAACTATGTGCTTGTGGTGGTGATGGGGCTGGGAGTAGAGGGGGTGGCCATGGCATCAGTGGTGACAAATTTGAACATGGTGGTGCTGATGGTGGGGTATGTGTGGTGGGTGAGTGGACGGTGGGAGATGAGATGGAGGGTGGGGataggaggaggaggaggaggaggtgggGTTGGAGAATTGTTGAAGCTGGCTGTGCCAAGTTGTTTAGGGATATGCTTAGAATGGTGGTGGTATGAGATAGTGATAGTGATGGCAGGGTACTTGCCTAATCCAACACTGGCTGTGGCGGCCACTGGGATTCTAATCCAAACCACTTCAATGATGTACACTGTGCCTATGGCCCTTGCTGCTTGTGTCTCTGCTAGG GTTGGGAATGAACTTGGAGCTGGTAAGCCATACAAAGCCAAGCTAGCAGCCATGGTTGCATTAGGATGTGCCTTTATAATTGGTATCATCAATGTGGCATGGACTGTGATTCTTAGAGAAAGATGGGCAGGTCTATTTATCAAAGATGATCTTGTTAAAGGTCTAGTAGCATCAATTTTGCCTATAATAGGATTCTGTGAGCTTGGTAACTGCCCTCAAACAACAGGTTGTGGAATCCTACGCGGTACTGCGCGGCCGGCGATTGGGGCCCACATCAACTTGGGCTCGTTCTACTTTGTGGGTACTCCGGTAGCGGTGGGCCTCGCCTTCGGGCTGAATGTAGGGTTTGCAGGGCTGTGGTTCGGGCTACTTGCAGCTCAAGTAGCTTGTGCTTTGTCGATACTATATGTCGTGTTGGTCCGTACGGATTGGGAATACGAGGCATTAAAGTCTAGGAAGTTCAGTAGCATGGAAATGACTGGAAATTGCAAAGAAATTGGAGATAAAGAAGAAAATGGGGATGATGAAGAGAGTAAAAAACTGTTAGTGAATGGAAATGGTAATATGGTATAA
- the LOC126682755 gene encoding protein DETOXIFICATION 54 isoform X1 translates to MVMPLVEEVLEELKELMAMAAPMTAAHLMAFFRGVVSVMFLGRLGSLQLAGGALSIGFTNITGYSVIVGLASGLEPVCSQAYGSKNWDLLSLSLQRMIIILFIAIIPISLLWMNLESIMNFMGQDPEITSMAATYCMYSLPDLLTYTLLQPLRVFLRSQSVTKPIMYCSLLAVMFHVPLNYVLVVVMGLGVEGVAMASVVTNLNMVVLMVGYVWWVSGRWEMRWRVGIGGGGGGGGVGELLKLAVPSCLGICLEWWWYEIVIVMAGYLPNPTLAVAATGILIQTTSMMYTVPMALAACVSARVGNELGAGKPYKAKLAAMVALGCAFIIGIINVAWTVILRERWAGLFIKDDLVKGLVASILPIIGFCELGNCPQTTGCGILRGTARPAIGAHINLGSFYFVGTPVAVGLAFGLNVGFAGLWFGLLAAQVACALSILYVVLVRTDWEYEALKSRKFSSMEMTGNCKEIGDKEENGDDEESKKLLVNGNGNMV, encoded by the exons ATGGTTATGCCCCTGGTCGAGGAG GTTCTTGAAGAGCTAAAGGAGCTAATGGCAATGGCTGCACCAATGACAGCAGCACATTTAATGGCTTTTTTCAGAGGAGTAGTCTCGGTTATGTTCTTGGGCAGACTAGGGAGTTTACAGTTGGCCGGTGGTGCACTTTCTATAGGGTTTACTAACATAACCGGTTACTCAGTTATAGTCGGCTTAGCCTCCGGTCTCGAACCGGTATGCAGCCAAGCTTATGGCAGCAAGAACTGGGACCTTCTGTCTCTATCTCTACAAAGAATGATCATAATCCTCTTCATAGCAATCATCCCCATAAGTCTGTTATGGATGAATCTTGAATCCATCATGAATTTCATGGGCCAAGACCCTGAAATCACATCAATGGCAGCAACTTACTGTATGTACTCATTGCCTGATCTTTTAACATACACTTTATTACAGCCTTTAAGGGTGTTTTTAAGGTCACAAAGTGTGACCAAGCCTATAATGTATTGTTCATTACTGGCTGTGATGTTTCATGTGCCCTTGAACTATGTGCTTGTGGTGGTGATGGGGCTGGGAGTAGAGGGGGTGGCCATGGCATCAGTGGTGACAAATTTGAACATGGTGGTGCTGATGGTGGGGTATGTGTGGTGGGTGAGTGGACGGTGGGAGATGAGATGGAGGGTGGGGataggaggaggaggaggaggaggtgggGTTGGAGAATTGTTGAAGCTGGCTGTGCCAAGTTGTTTAGGGATATGCTTAGAATGGTGGTGGTATGAGATAGTGATAGTGATGGCAGGGTACTTGCCTAATCCAACACTGGCTGTGGCGGCCACTGGGATTCTAATCCAAACCACTTCAATGATGTACACTGTGCCTATGGCCCTTGCTGCTTGTGTCTCTGCTAGG GTTGGGAATGAACTTGGAGCTGGTAAGCCATACAAAGCCAAGCTAGCAGCCATGGTTGCATTAGGATGTGCCTTTATAATTGGTATCATCAATGTGGCATGGACTGTGATTCTTAGAGAAAGATGGGCAGGTCTATTTATCAAAGATGATCTTGTTAAAGGTCTAGTAGCATCAATTTTGCCTATAATAGGATTCTGTGAGCTTGGTAACTGCCCTCAAACAACAGGTTGTGGAATCCTACGCGGTACTGCGCGGCCGGCGATTGGGGCCCACATCAACTTGGGCTCGTTCTACTTTGTGGGTACTCCGGTAGCGGTGGGCCTCGCCTTCGGGCTGAATGTAGGGTTTGCAGGGCTGTGGTTCGGGCTACTTGCAGCTCAAGTAGCTTGTGCTTTGTCGATACTATATGTCGTGTTGGTCCGTACGGATTGGGAATACGAGGCATTAAAGTCTAGGAAGTTCAGTAGCATGGAAATGACTGGAAATTGCAAAGAAATTGGAGATAAAGAAGAAAATGGGGATGATGAAGAGAGTAAAAAACTGTTAGTGAATGGAAATGGTAATATGGTATAA